A part of Planococcus sp. MB-3u-03 genomic DNA contains:
- a CDS encoding ABC transporter substrate-binding protein gives MLLTACGQEDTGTGAAEQKEALEMGTSAEFAPFESRNPQGDIVGFDIDLANYIADELGVELKITDMKFDGLIGALQNDRVDLVLAGMSATDARKENVDFSTEYNHSGEMFVSQKDSGLETLEDLEGLTVGVQLGTIQEEGAKSIIEDEAIDFELKALDDSGALIQEILSGRIDAAYMDKQVALGYIEAQGLDAFDDPTTASPGMAVAFPKGSDLVEEVNAVLAEMEESGKLDELKEKWLTDEQ, from the coding sequence CTGCTGTTGACAGCTTGCGGCCAAGAAGACACAGGCACTGGAGCTGCCGAACAAAAAGAGGCATTGGAAATGGGCACATCGGCTGAGTTCGCGCCTTTTGAATCACGCAACCCACAAGGCGACATCGTCGGTTTTGATATCGACCTTGCTAATTATATCGCAGATGAACTCGGTGTTGAACTGAAAATCACCGATATGAAATTCGACGGTTTGATCGGCGCTTTGCAAAATGACCGCGTCGACCTGGTGTTGGCCGGCATGTCCGCGACGGATGCCCGTAAGGAAAACGTCGACTTCTCCACGGAATACAACCATTCTGGTGAAATGTTCGTCTCCCAAAAAGACTCTGGCCTCGAGACACTTGAAGATCTGGAAGGATTGACGGTGGGTGTCCAACTTGGCACGATCCAAGAAGAAGGCGCGAAGAGCATCATCGAGGATGAAGCGATCGATTTCGAACTGAAGGCGCTCGACGATTCCGGCGCATTGATCCAGGAGATTCTTTCCGGACGCATCGATGCTGCTTATATGGATAAGCAAGTCGCGCTCGGCTATATCGAAGCACAAGGGCTTGATGCATTCGACGACCCGACGACCGCTTCTCCTGGCATGGCGGTTGCCTTCCCGAAAGGCAGCGATTTGGTGGAAGAAGTGAATGCTGTCCTCGCTGAAATGGAAGAGAGCGGCAAACTCGATGAACTGAAAGAAAAATGGCTCACAGACGAGCAGTAA
- a CDS encoding amino acid ABC transporter permease: MNLDFSQIVPYIPFMLEGIWVTLKFVFFAIILGSILGTVLALFKIGSAKPLRWFADAYTSIFRGTPLILQLMIIYYSIPQLTGYDISPFLSAILAFGLNSSAYISEIIRAGIQAVDKGQLEAAQALGVPYGAMMKDIILPQALKNILPALMNEFITLTKESAIVSTIGYLDLMRRAQVVGADLFRNFEPLLFVGLIYWCLVMGLTVIGRMVERRLKLSD, encoded by the coding sequence ATGAATCTAGATTTTTCACAAATCGTCCCGTATATTCCCTTCATGCTCGAAGGGATTTGGGTGACTTTAAAATTCGTCTTTTTCGCGATCATTCTCGGATCCATTCTCGGAACCGTACTGGCGCTGTTTAAAATCGGTTCGGCAAAGCCGCTGAGATGGTTCGCAGATGCCTATACATCGATTTTTCGCGGAACGCCGCTTATCTTGCAGCTGATGATCATTTATTACTCGATTCCTCAATTGACCGGTTATGACATCTCGCCGTTTCTATCCGCGATTCTTGCATTCGGCTTGAACTCCTCCGCTTATATTTCGGAAATCATCCGCGCCGGTATCCAAGCAGTCGACAAAGGCCAGCTCGAAGCGGCGCAAGCTCTTGGCGTTCCGTACGGCGCGATGATGAAAGACATCATCTTGCCGCAGGCGCTGAAGAATATCCTGCCTGCCTTGATGAATGAATTCATAACCTTAACGAAAGAATCCGCCATTGTCTCGACGATCGGCTATCTGGACTTGATGCGCCGGGCACAAGTAGTCGGGGCAGACTTGTTCCGCAACTTTGAGCCGCTATTGTTTGTCGGCCTGATTTATTGGTGCCTGGTCATGGGCTTGACGGTAATCGGGCGCATGGTCGAAAGGAGATTGAAGCTTAGTGATTGA
- a CDS encoding amino acid ABC transporter ATP-binding protein, with product MIDVQALSKKFGDNLVLSDITTSIQKGEVVAIIGPSGSGKSTFLRCLNLLETPSSGSIEINGKNLTASKKEIHKIRQQIGMVFQHFHLFPHMTVRENLMYAPMKAKGVKKYDAEEKARQLLERVGLAQKADAYPNSLSGGQKQRVAIARALAMEPELMLFDEPTSALDPEMVKEVLEVMKDLAKSGMTMVVVTHEMGFAREVADRVLFLDHGVLVEEGEPESFFKHPASERARDFLDKVL from the coding sequence GTGATTGATGTACAAGCCTTATCGAAAAAATTCGGAGATAACCTCGTATTGAGCGATATTACAACCAGCATCCAAAAAGGCGAAGTCGTCGCGATCATCGGCCCGTCCGGCTCCGGCAAATCGACTTTTCTGCGTTGCTTGAATTTACTGGAGACACCGAGCTCAGGAAGCATTGAAATCAATGGCAAGAACTTGACCGCCTCCAAAAAAGAAATCCATAAAATCCGCCAGCAAATCGGCATGGTATTCCAGCATTTTCACCTCTTCCCTCATATGACGGTGCGAGAGAATTTGATGTATGCCCCGATGAAAGCGAAAGGCGTCAAAAAATACGACGCCGAAGAAAAGGCGCGCCAATTGCTGGAGCGCGTCGGTTTGGCGCAAAAAGCCGATGCCTACCCGAACAGCTTGTCCGGCGGTCAGAAGCAGCGCGTCGCGATTGCACGCGCACTCGCCATGGAACCGGAACTCATGCTGTTCGACGAGCCGACCTCGGCACTCGACCCGGAAATGGTCAAGGAAGTGCTGGAAGTCATGAAAGATCTTGCGAAATCCGGCATGACGATGGTCGTCGTCACCCATGAAATGGGCTTTGCCCGGGAAGTCGCAGACCGCGTCTTGTTTTTGGACCATGGCGTCCTTGTCGAAGAAGGCGAGCCTGAAAGCTTTTTCAAACATCCGGCGAGCGAACGCGCACGCGATTTCCTGGATAAAGTACTGTAA
- a CDS encoding serine hydrolase, which yields MENAIKELIGESSGRVSVAIKFRSSRVYINSEAPMRAASTIKLALLFEACRQIANGTLSGGQKIAFGDKPAGGAGVLDHLPTLKELVLWDVLTLMIIVSDNAASNAVLELLGKENVNKACSDLGLNNTKIERCFMDFEAAEKGLENRTCACDMLCLVEAFLMQGKLPERERKRAMEILGNQQSRKLTAAIEEEEVQFYGKAGELAGLQADVGIFGEGENVAIAVVFVEGARNPLEAHHLIANIGLLIHQQMKSVT from the coding sequence GTGGAAAATGCGATAAAAGAACTGATTGGCGAGTCTTCAGGCCGTGTCAGTGTGGCGATTAAATTCCGGTCAAGCCGCGTGTATATCAATAGCGAGGCCCCGATGCGCGCAGCGAGTACGATCAAATTGGCCCTGTTATTCGAAGCGTGCCGGCAAATCGCAAATGGCACGCTATCGGGCGGCCAGAAAATTGCATTCGGGGACAAGCCGGCTGGAGGAGCAGGCGTGCTGGACCATCTGCCAACACTTAAAGAATTAGTCTTATGGGATGTATTGACCTTGATGATCATCGTTTCCGATAATGCCGCCTCGAATGCGGTGCTGGAGTTGCTCGGGAAAGAAAACGTCAATAAGGCGTGCAGCGATCTTGGTTTGAACAACACGAAAATCGAGCGGTGCTTCATGGATTTCGAAGCGGCTGAAAAAGGGCTCGAAAATCGGACGTGTGCGTGCGATATGCTTTGTCTAGTGGAAGCTTTCCTGATGCAGGGCAAATTGCCGGAGCGGGAGCGAAAGCGCGCCATGGAAATATTGGGTAATCAGCAAAGCCGCAAACTGACAGCGGCGATCGAGGAAGAGGAAGTGCAGTTTTACGGCAAAGCCGGTGAACTGGCTGGCCTGCAGGCAGATGTCGGGATTTTTGGGGAAGGAGAAAATGTCGCCATCGCTGTGGTTTTCGTGGAAGGGGCAAGAAATCCACTGGAAGCCCATCATTTGATCGCGAACATCGGGCTCTTAATCCATCAACAGATGAAATCAGTTACTTAA
- a CDS encoding LLM class flavin-dependent oxidoreductase: MTQKTFQQIPVAVLDLAPVNEGSNATESFANSVELAQHVENLGFNRYWLAEHHNMPGIGSSATSVLIGHIAGKTNSIRVGSGGVMLPNHAPLVIAEQFGTLASLYPDRIDLGLGRAPGSDQATAYALRRTLHSTGDEFPQQVMELENYFSDKPVGRVKAYPGTGMDIPLWLLGSSGFSAQLAAQKGLPFSFASHFAPDFTMQALQLYHQNFKPSAALKSPYAMVGVSLIVADTQERAEWLATSSQQQMFALMKGEPTTFQPPFDDLGSVWTPREIVMFQDKLKSESMIVGTPEVVREKLAAFVSKTRANEVIVNSPIFYQEDRLHSYSLLAEMME, from the coding sequence ATGACACAAAAAACATTTCAGCAGATTCCCGTGGCGGTGCTCGATTTGGCGCCAGTCAATGAAGGCAGCAACGCAACAGAATCATTTGCAAATAGCGTAGAACTTGCGCAGCACGTAGAGAATCTTGGGTTTAACCGCTACTGGCTGGCGGAGCACCACAATATGCCAGGCATCGGCAGCTCGGCGACGTCCGTGTTGATCGGGCATATCGCCGGAAAAACCAACTCGATCCGCGTCGGTTCAGGCGGCGTCATGCTGCCAAACCACGCACCGCTGGTCATCGCGGAGCAATTCGGAACGCTTGCGTCATTGTATCCGGACCGCATCGACCTCGGCCTTGGCCGTGCACCTGGCAGCGACCAGGCGACGGCTTATGCTTTGCGCCGTACGCTTCACAGCACAGGCGACGAATTCCCTCAGCAAGTGATGGAACTGGAGAATTATTTCTCCGATAAACCGGTCGGCCGTGTCAAAGCGTACCCGGGAACAGGCATGGACATTCCGCTCTGGCTGCTCGGTTCGAGTGGATTCAGCGCACAACTCGCCGCGCAAAAAGGCTTGCCGTTTTCATTCGCCAGCCATTTCGCGCCGGACTTCACCATGCAGGCGCTGCAATTATACCACCAGAATTTCAAACCTTCTGCCGCTTTGAAAAGCCCATATGCAATGGTCGGCGTGTCACTTATCGTCGCCGATACGCAGGAGCGTGCGGAATGGCTCGCCACATCTTCGCAGCAGCAAATGTTCGCGTTGATGAAAGGCGAACCGACGACCTTCCAACCGCCGTTTGATGACCTTGGCTCGGTGTGGACGCCGCGTGAAATCGTCATGTTCCAGGATAAACTGAAATCCGAATCGATGATTGTCGGCACGCCAGAAGTGGTGCGCGAGAAGCTTGCCGCATTTGTCTCGAAAACCCGCGCCAACGAAGTCATCGTCAATTCACCGATTTTCTATCAGGAAGACCGCCTGCATTCTTATTCATTGCTTGCGGAAATGATGGAATAA
- a CDS encoding HAD family hydrolase translates to MIQAVLFDLDGTLLNRDASVVSFIDDQYERMHGSLGHIPKELYVGRFIELDSRGYVWKDRVYAQLIQEFGIEQTTMENLLEDYIAHFRFHCIPFIGMHSMLESLKQQGVKLGIISNGKGKFQMDNIKALGIEKWFDAILISESENLRKPDPRIFERAMARLNVLPSHSLFVGDHPTTDVEAAKNAGMIGVWKKDAGWDEAAADYAIDDLNEVNRIVQGLNA, encoded by the coding sequence ATGATTCAAGCGGTACTGTTTGATTTGGATGGGACCTTGCTCAATCGGGATGCTTCAGTCGTGTCGTTTATCGACGATCAATACGAACGGATGCATGGATCTCTCGGACATATTCCGAAAGAGTTGTACGTCGGCCGCTTTATTGAATTGGATAGTCGCGGTTATGTCTGGAAAGACCGGGTTTATGCCCAATTGATCCAGGAATTTGGAATCGAACAGACAACGATGGAAAATTTATTGGAAGATTATATCGCCCATTTCCGCTTCCATTGCATCCCTTTCATTGGCATGCATTCCATGCTGGAGAGCTTGAAACAACAAGGCGTGAAGCTAGGCATCATCTCGAATGGCAAAGGCAAATTCCAGATGGATAATATCAAAGCCTTGGGAATCGAGAAGTGGTTTGATGCGATCTTGATTTCTGAAAGCGAGAATTTAAGAAAGCCGGATCCGCGGATTTTTGAAAGAGCGATGGCCCGCTTGAATGTCTTGCCGTCCCACAGTTTGTTTGTCGGGGACCATCCAACGACGGATGTAGAGGCCGCCAAAAATGCCGGCATGATCGGGGTATGGAAAAAGGATGCTGGGTGGGATGAAGCCGCGGCGGATTATGCTATAGATGACTTAAACGAAGTGAACAGGATCGTCCAAGGGCTAAACGCATAA
- a CDS encoding histidine phosphatase family protein, with protein sequence MTNIYIIRHCAASGQEPGAELTETGMAQAVELSGFLSELGIERIVSSPYTRAVQSIAPLAEALAVEIETDERLKERVLSSGNLPDWFERLKSTFDDHNLVLEGGESSRQALDRISQVVAELEKSGQTAAIVTHGNIMALLLSRYVEGFGFEGWRALSNPDVFVLTDTPDGKSGERLWNEETR encoded by the coding sequence GTGACGAATATTTACATCATCCGGCATTGTGCCGCGAGCGGACAGGAGCCGGGGGCAGAGCTTACGGAAACCGGAATGGCACAAGCTGTAGAATTAAGCGGATTTTTGAGTGAGCTGGGGATCGAGCGGATCGTCTCGAGCCCGTATACGCGAGCCGTTCAATCGATCGCACCGTTAGCAGAAGCGTTGGCTGTAGAAATCGAAACCGACGAGCGTTTGAAAGAACGGGTCTTGAGTTCAGGAAACCTTCCCGATTGGTTCGAGCGCTTGAAGAGCACATTCGATGACCACAATCTCGTGCTTGAAGGAGGCGAATCCAGCAGACAGGCGCTGGACCGTATTTCACAAGTCGTGGCCGAGCTTGAAAAAAGTGGCCAAACAGCAGCTATCGTCACCCATGGCAATATTATGGCCTTGCTTCTGTCGCGTTATGTGGAAGGCTTCGGATTTGAAGGATGGCGTGCTTTAAGCAATCCGGATGTGTTTGTTTTAACTGATACGCCAGATGGGAAGAGCGGGGAACGATTGTGGAATGAGGAAACTCGATGA
- a CDS encoding amidohydrolase family protein: MSKVKIFDAHLHIIDPRFPLTENQGYLPPAFTASNYVAAVENFEVTGGAIVSGSFQGFDQSYLVDALDTLGDRFVGVTQLPADTSDEEILNLHGKGVRAVRFNVKRGGSETIERLDHFARRVHDIAGWHAELYIDSKDLEELKNTISRLPAVSIDHLGLSKQGFPELLKLVEQGVKVKATGFGRIDFDPSYAVRAIHDINPEALLFGTDLPSTRAKTPFQENDVTVIQEALGDKEAEKVLYRNALKWYGIK, from the coding sequence ATGAGTAAAGTGAAAATTTTCGATGCCCATTTACATATTATCGATCCGCGATTTCCGTTGACCGAAAATCAAGGCTATTTGCCGCCTGCATTCACCGCTTCGAATTATGTGGCCGCTGTTGAAAACTTCGAAGTAACCGGAGGGGCCATCGTGTCGGGCTCGTTCCAAGGCTTTGACCAATCTTATTTAGTGGATGCACTTGACACGCTCGGTGACCGGTTTGTCGGTGTGACGCAATTGCCGGCGGACACATCGGACGAAGAAATCCTCAATTTGCATGGAAAAGGGGTTCGTGCCGTGCGGTTTAACGTGAAGCGCGGCGGTTCAGAAACGATCGAGCGGCTTGATCATTTTGCAAGACGCGTTCATGATATCGCCGGCTGGCACGCCGAGTTGTACATCGATTCGAAAGATCTCGAGGAGCTGAAAAACACAATCAGCCGCTTGCCGGCTGTTTCCATCGATCATCTCGGCTTATCAAAACAAGGATTCCCTGAACTGTTAAAGCTAGTGGAACAAGGCGTTAAAGTGAAAGCGACTGGATTTGGGCGAATTGATTTCGATCCATCTTACGCAGTCCGGGCCATCCATGATATTAATCCGGAGGCGTTGCTATTCGGCACCGACCTGCCGTCGACTCGGGCAAAAACGCCATTTCAGGAAAATGACGTGACAGTGATCCAAGAAGCTTTGGGCGACAAAGAAGCGGAAAAGGTTCTCTATCGCAATGCCTTGAAATGGTATGGAATTAAATAG